Sequence from the Miscanthus floridulus cultivar M001 chromosome 16, ASM1932011v1, whole genome shotgun sequence genome:
GGTCGCAGTCGAAGTCGACGAGGGAAGGAAGAGACTAGAGTACGAGGAAGAAATTGATCTGCCAAATAAATTTTCTAAAACAGCTTAGCTTCACAGATAAGAGGCTGTTTGGTTCTATAATTCCTGtcgcatcgaatatttagatacatgtatgaagtattaaatatagactaattacgaaactaattgcataacttacgactaatttgcgagacgaatcttttaagtctaattagtccatgatttgacaacgtggtgctacgataaacatgtgctaatgacagattaattagacttaaaaatttcATCTCGAAAATTAGCTtacatctatgtaattagttttgtaattaatctatatttaatactccttattaatatttaaatattcgatgtgatatgaattttaggagcgactaaagaaccaaacatccCTTAAAGCTCTCATGAaactattttctaaaaaaataacttTAATAGTGAATATGacatgtgccaaacaagtctaaaTTAACTAGCAGCCTACTTCTGGATCataaacgatcgtagattataaattaaaacaatatttttctctctcacCGATCACCAAACGAGCCACAGTGGTTTCGGCCGAAACGAAGTCACCTGAGCTGGCACCTAGTCAGTGACGTCTCCTTGCTCGGGGCCCACGGCCACGGTACTGCGGGCTACGTGGCTCAATCGCCTCCTGACTCCTTCGCAGGCGCACATGGGCTTCGACGTGGCGCGTTGACGTGCACGTTCGCCTTTGCGGCTTTGCCTCCCAGCAAAGGCCGACCTGTGGGCCCGTGCGAGGCTGGGTCCCGCGACCGGAGAAGGTACAGTCCTCGTGCGCGTGAAAAAAGCAGAGAAGAATCCTTTTTTCGTCGTCACGGAATATTTGGTCtggtttagtttctaaaaatttTTAACCTAAATTATAACATCAAATTTTATGACAcatacataaagtattaaatatagaaaaaaaattaattatatagtttggttagaaatcgtatgacgaatattttaagactaattaattcataattaaccataagtgctacagtactaacatgcgttaatgatgaattaattaagcttaataaattcatctctcCGTTTCAAAGCaagctatataattagttttttttattattattcaaAAACCTCCTCCAACATCCTCGAAATATCTGACGTCACATCAAAGATTTTCTTTTCGCGGCGAAATAAACGCAGCCTTTGTATTCCTGGTCTCGGAAAGGTATTTTATTCCGGCCGCGGGGCCCACGCCGGATGCGGCCACCACGTCACCCACATGACTGCGGAGGTGGTCGACACGTTAGCGTGTGGTACGCTCATGGTGGGGGCGACGAGGAATAAACAAATGGGCCCTCGCACCCGTCGCCCAGCTCATCCTCAGCCTCCACTTGCAGGATTGGCAATCTCCAACGATTATCCAAAGTACACCTCCGAAACGTACACCACTCTAGGCTCTTTGGCTTTATTGCAAGGAAAGTTTATTTGGACTTTTTGAGACTATTTATTGTGCCCATAATACATTGCTATCGGATTTAAAGATTATAGAGAATTAGGCTTTCGAGTTTTCAAGGTCTTTATCACTCTTTAGTCCTTGACGAATGACGAATGACAAACCTAGAGGAACGATGATCATGACAAGGCTTTGGATGACTTGCCACAAGACAACAAGATCTTCGACAGAGTCATGAACAAAAAAATCTTGGTGAAAAAGAACATGCGTGTGTAAAAGGTTGACGACTAGGATTACCAATCAGTGGTGTAGAATCAAGAAGAGGTGGTTGAGAACCGAGCAGAGCTCGGATGGCTTGCTCAGCCGGTGGGCAGGCAGCCAGCGCGAGTTCGCTCGTGTCTCTCACTGGGGTTCTCGTTCCCAAATAAATTTTGTTGCCTCTCGCATGGAGCTATAAAGGAAACGCGATGCGTATCGTTGTTCATAGGTTCATGATTGGATCCGGTAATCTCACAAAAGACGCGATTCAGTGATCTGAGTATAATTATAGGTTTACTTGTGTACGTGTGGTGTGCGTGTGTAAGATTGATGTGTCTGTACATGAGCAGATAATGTACCCAGATGAGACGAAAAAAAGGTGGTGGTTGCGTGTCCAGTCGAGACACGGATGCATATGtatatttgtaaaaaaaaaagaactttACTATAGCAGGGACGTGCAATTTAGTGCCATTCGACTGCACAGTCTTTTCTTTTTGGCAAAACCTGATCAACGTCCGCCGCACCACAGGTCAACTCCGGCATCGCTGATGTTCTCATCCGCCGTTCCCCGATCTTAGATGAGATTACGAGACTAACGAGGGGAGAGAACGGGTGCCGGAGAGAGAATGCGGAGACGAGCATCAGTGGATAACGAAACTGTGTTAATGAATGGGCCCACCTTGTGGATGGAAGGCTGAACGCCCTAACCACACAGTAGCAATAATCCCATCGACGTGGGCGGTCGATGTGGAGGAAGAATAAAAATCAACGGTGGATTGGATATGCATGCAAAGTCGCAACAGCATGAAGAAGTATTTGGGAAAAAAAGATAAACAAGCTTAGTACAAATATATATTTATGGAACAAAAGGCTTTGTTCTTTTTAGCCCAACTCTATGTTTAGCAAATattgcccttgtttagttcgcgaaatttggattttggggctaccgTAGCatattcgtttttatttggcaaatagtatcaaacattgactaattaggcttaaaacgttcgtctcgcaatttcccacaaaactgtgtaattagtttttcttttcatctatatttaatgctctatgcacgggccgcaaacattcgatgtgacaggtactgtagcaactttttgaattttggggtccaactaaacaagggcattGCCTTTTTTTTATCTTTCATCATTTGCACTTAGAGCCTCTCTGGCGGGGCTCCTACAGAGACTTCAGCTCCGGCTCCTACAGGATACGTCTGTTTTGGAAAGGGCTCCGCATGGGGAGTCGGTCAAGAGCCGGAGTTATTTTTTGCCTGCGCAGAAGAAAcctaaaaaacgagcttcgcgcggctccttgctgtgggttcatGTTGTCTAATGCGAAGGAGCAGTTTTGCCAAATgttttccagaacggcttcagctccttcAGAGAAGCTGCTCCTTCAAAAAAACCAGAGCCGGAACCATTTTCAGACGAGTCAGAGCCATACCAAACGTACCCTTATACATATACTGTACTCTTCTTCGGAAGAAAAAAAATCTGATGCTATCAAGAACCAAGTGGGACCGTACAAATCTGTGGGACGCAATCCAAGGTGCTTGTAGCAGGTATCCCAGGCGGACACGATCCAGTGGCCCAGTCCTTATCATTGACACGTGTCTCGTGACGTGGCTCCAGCCTTTGGCGCCCCTCTCCTCGtccccttcctcctctcctctcttccccCACTCCCCTGCCTCGCCGCCTCTCTCCTGGCGCACCACCTGCCCCCTcacggtctctctctctctccttcgcgCTACACGCATCTCCTGATTGGATCAATTTGGCCTCGCGACTCCGGCTGATCCGTGGCGCCTCGCTGCGGAGCGGAACCACCACCTGATTTGGCGAGGTGAGATGGCTCCGTTCCAATTCGGCGCGCAATGCTCGTTGATTTCTCCTGCCTCCCTGCTAGGTTCATGCTCGCGCTGTCCCATCGCAACATTGAGTTGCATCTTGTTATTTGGCTTAGCCTCGTCGTCTATATTGAAGTAGTTCATGCGTGGAGATTATTTATGCACATGTTCGTCATGGAGACCCTGAGAGCTGGTGCATGATGCATTGATCCCAGCTGCACATGTTTAAAATCGCGACACAGTTTGTCAGCTATAGACTAGTAGAAAgtattaatttttattttttaatctttTGAGTGCAGCATCGTAGAGTCAGCAGGGCCGCTGTATATTTGTCAGAAAAATTAGGTGTATCCCAGCTGCAGTCGTTGAATCACTCGGCTGCGTCTGGTTGAAGTTGGTTAGGAAGGCTTTCATCTTACGTTTTGTATGCATCCTTAGCTTATTTCCTGGGTGAAGAGGTTGCTTTTGTCCTGTGAACTCTCTGTGGGTTACTTATGGAGAAAGAGCACCCAATTATTTCCATTTTCGATAATTCTGCATCAAGATGTTAAACCCAAATTCTCATAAGTTTGTTAGTATCTCTGTCACCTTTTGTGTGAAAAGATCTAGTTGGGTCGTAGAAAAGGCTTCAGTTCAGATCTTATTTCAGATAGCAGAGGACCAATCTGGTTTGTAGTGTTCAACCAGAACATAGGATTTCACTGCACACGTCAAAGGCTTCAAGTAGGGGTGAAAAAGATATTTACTTTTAAGATCATTTAGTATTTTTAGTATTATTTTTTATGTCTAAACTATATTTCTGTATGTTTTTGTATTATATCATTGAAACATGATTAAATTGCATGTTGTGATAATCTGAAGTTTTACATGACAGACTTGCAGATATTGTCATGGCTCAGGATGAAGCTGTGGCCCAGAAGACTGGAAATACAGCATCCTCTTCTAAGGTAATCATTTCTGATTTGGTAGTAGCATTGTTTCCAAATTATGATTCAGTAGCGCTGACTGCTTAGCCCATCTGTTAAGCATGATTTTTGTTCAAATTTCGAAGCCAACTCATGTGGACATAACTGAACCACCTCCCTTCAGATTTGCATGTGTTCTTAATCTGTCAACATGACATGTATAAAGAATCTTGCCTgctcattcacatgtttattgcTGTCTTGAGATTTTACAAGGAATGATAAGACAATTTATTGACTGGGATTTTGTCCGACTATTTACTGTCTAATGTCTCATCGATTATTTCTATTTGCAGGATTATCCCACTCCTTCTCCATATCCTGATTGGTCGACCATGCAGGTAGAGTTTGGGTATTTTGCTGCACTCCTACTTCGTTGGAACATGATGATCTAAGCAGTAAGCACAAATGTTCACAGGCATATTATGGCCCTGGTGTCTTGCCACCAACATATTTTGCTCCAGCAATAGCTCCAGGTCATCCACCGCCATATATGTGGGGTCCTCAGGTATTTGAGCTTGATCTCCATATCCCATGCTGTTGCAAATACTGTAGTAAAATCTAATTTCCCTTCTCTGTGTCTCTGCAGCCTATAATGCCACCCCCTTTCGGGACACCATATGCTGCAGTGTACCCACATGGTGGAGCTTACCCGTACCCCCTTGTGCCCATGGTAATGGTGCCTATGGACATTTTTTTGTTTAATTAATCACATCATATGTGTCCATCGACATTTTTTCAAAGAAAGATAGAGATAGAGTGAGATGCTTGTTATGGTCAGCTGTGTATTAATTATGATATTATAGTGTAAATGAAAACAGGGATTAGTCGGTTCCATCATGTTGAGTCTCAAAAACCCAAACACATCCAATGTAGaaaatggaaaataaaactcGATTTATAGTTGGACAACTTATATACTCTCTTTGGTCTTTAGTTCACCATTGATTTCATATCCTGTAGAGTGTTTTCCATAACCTGTACTTTTGTAGCTCATCACAACAAAGGATCTGCACTGTGCATCTAGCTCTATTTCACATTTACACTTGACCATGCCCTTGGACAATTTACCCATCTCCTTTACTTCATATTCCGTTGAAAGTTCTTATGTTCATCATTGTCTATATTACAAAAAATAGTTAATTCATTTTCAAAGTTTTTCATTCCGTTCACTGTTATTAATTTGATGTTCTCATGCTGCTTTCAAGATGTCAACTTCATTGAGCGTGGAGCCAGCCAAATCTGCAAATAGCAAGGAGAAAAATTCCAATAAGAAACTTAAGGAAATAGATCGGACTGCAGTGTCTGCTGGCAGTGGTAACAGTAAAAGAACAATGTCATCCAGGTATGGCATGAATTTTGCTTCTGTTTGTGGATTTTTTTTACTGTCCTCCCCCCTCTCCTGTTTCTGTTTTGGTAAACTGAAGCTATATACTTCTGATTATGTATTCAGTGAAGATTACAGTGCAGAGGGCTCCAGCGATGTAAATGATCAGAAAGTATGGTCTTCTGCTCAATCATAGATATGTTTGAAATATTTTTTTGAAGTATTGGGTCCCTGGGATTGCGGGGTTATTCATCATTACACTGAACTTTTGCATAATTTAGGTGAACAAAACGTCCAGGAAGCGGAGCTCAGATGATGGACCCGGTATTTTACTTCTCTAACAACTATTTCCATGTTTATAGATAGATACCGTGCTAGTCACTACTTCTCCACAATACTTGTTAGAGGCAGAGGTGTTACCTCATAAAATCAGTCATTTTTGTCAAATTGGTCATCTTGTTCTCTTCTACTATGCCTTCTTCGGTGGTCTTGCTTGCATTTTTTTCCTTTTGACAAATAGTTGCACAAAACCTTTCCGTGTTCTATGCACCACAACACCAGAACAGGCAAGACAATGACTAACCAAAATATACTTGCAGGCGCAGAAACCACCACAGGTGCAAACACGGAATGTGTTTTAGCTCCTAACCATACTCTGGGGAATGCTGCCATTTTGCCGCATCACTGCTTTCCAGCTCCAGTAATTAAGCCCAGTCCTACAAATGTCGCTAACTCGAGGGCGATAGGCACAGCGATATCTCCATCACCTGGTGTGATGGTTCCAGCTCATACTGCAGTACAATCTGACTTATCAATCAAGGTATGTATGTCCCATCTCTTATTGCGTAGAACTGGTTGCAAATTGACAGTTACGACAAAAAGATATTCTGAACAACTGAATTTTAAGAGGTTATTTTTGAATTCTGAGAGTTTTTTTTCCTTAAAACCTtgatatctatatttagaacctgtCATGTTTAGGCAAACTATTTTGTGGTTCGTCGATTGCAGGATGAGAGGGAATTAAAGCGTGAAAAGAGGAAGCAGTCAAATAGGGAGTCTGCTAGACGATCAAGGCTGAGAAAACAGGTGTGCTGTTTTCACCATCTTATGCATTGTTGTTAACTGGACAGGGTGACTTGTGACACAATTGCACAATGAAGCAGTGTCCTGAAAGATGGAAGTGAAATCTGACTTGGATTATTGTCCTAACAACATGTCTTCAATCTTATATTTATGCTCTCTGTTGGTGTAGGCTGAGACAGAGGAGTTGGCTACACAAGTGGAGTCCCTTGCTGCAGAGAACACGTCCCTTAGGTCTGAAATCGGCAGGCTAACAGAGAGCTCGAAGAAGCTTAGATTAGAAAATTCTGCTCTAATGGTAATGGACCTTTTCCGATGACATCAAATGTTCTATACTATATTCAAGCGCAGCATTTCAATTTTCCTTTCTTTAACGGAAGTGCACTATCACTTCTCAGGTGAAGCTGAAGGACACTGCAGCACCGACCCCTGCAGAACCATCTCCCCGTGCCGCTGCGGAAAATTTCCTTTCCATGATCGACAGCGCCAAGGCGGCGGGCGTCAGCAGGCACACGGAGCACGGCGAGCCCAAGCTCCGGCAGCTCATGGACTCTAGTCCGGCAACAGACGTTGCTGCCGTAAGCTGATGACGATCCGGCTAATACTACAACACAGCACATGCATGTGGCCTGGGGATTTCACAAGCTCATGCTTGCTCACCATAAATGTCACAGTTACAGACTTAGTACTCCAGTTTAGGCACTGATTCCAGTAAAGTAACTGAGGGCACCGGTAATTTTATCTGCTCTAGCGCAATAGTGCCGGGCTGCGACCTCTCCTAGTGTACCAGTGTTGTAACACAGGGTGTTGTGCTGCATGCCAACCTTTGAAACTTCGAGATCATCCTCCCTTACACTATTTTGGGCGCAATAACAAAATACAAATCGGAGTTTGTACAACAACAGTACAAGATGGATGCTGGTGTGTgcaaacgatcgtggattattactgctggttgtttggtgtgagagaaaaatattgttctggcttataatccacgatcgtttacgatcaagcgaacaggctgatagtttCATTCTTCTTCTCTAGTGATCTGTGAGTCTTTTGTCGAGCTTTAACGCCAGATGGTTGTGCGAGCCAACTAATCAACTGGTTTTTCTTTGCAACTTTTCGTTTTTAGAAAAATTATCCCCACaacttctattttttgaaagctACAAAGTTATACAACATGATGTGCATAACTTTTTCGGTAAGCTGCGGTGTGGGCGTCCGGATGGATGGACGCCGCCTCCAAAAAGAATCTTCCAGTATGCCCCGCGTGCTTGCTGCAAACTccgctccccctccccctccgccgctgccagcggcGATCACTTCCGCTACCTCCGCCCCGGGGCCCTCGCTAGCCTCCCCTGTTAGAGCTGTTGGAGTCACGCCTCCTGCCCACCCCTGCCCTCATCGTCTGCGTCGGCGCCGGCGTCCAACTCATCACTCAATTTTTGGTCGCCGGTGATAGCTGGAGAGGGAGCGGAAGGAATAGAAATGGGGAAAGTGAGGGAAGACCGGAGAATAAAATATGTTTCCGCCAAACATGATATTGCTTACGTGTGTTTCCAGATCTAAGCCACACAAACATAGTTTCACGACTATCTCCAACAGCCTACGCATAACGATACCTAAACCTAAAATACATGTTTCACCTTACTTTAGAGAAAAAAACAACCTCGCATACCAAGGACATATTTTGCGTGGGAGACGAGCCACAACCTAAACATACGTCGCATGCTCCGGCCAATGGGTCGCGCAAACTGCCGTAGCCCACATCCTCTCTGGtcgcgcatgcatgcatggcgtATGCCGGCATCTTCTTTTGAGTTCTCTGTTGGAACAACTGAAAATTGGTACGTAACCCATTTACCACAGCACGACGCATTTTATGCAATGGGTCTCCTGTTTGGCTAAGTATTTTTAGAGATAGTCTCTAGCTCACGGTAACTAAACTATCCATCTAAAAACTGGTTTTCCTAAAAACGTTGCTCAAAACTCGTTTAGCTAAAATCTATTTATATTTTCTTGATCCAGACAACCACTACGGGTTGCACTGGGTAAATATTCAGGTGTTGCGCCTTTGCGCATTTTTGCAACTTTTAGCAACACAAAGCGGCATCAGTTCCTCTGAAGTGTAGTCGACTCTAGTGCACGGTACATTTATCACTGGCAGGCTTACGGACTCCAGGTGACAAAGGCACAGATAAATGACAGTGACAAATGCACAGGTGAATCAGCTCCTGGACCCCAGTCCGGCAACAGTAACTGAGGACACCGGTAATTCATCTGCTGTAGCGCCGAGTGCAATTCATCTGTACCAGTGTTGTAACATACAGTAGGGTGTTGTCCTGTAACCTGTATTGACCATCTTGAACCAAACGGATCACACGGTAGCAGCGACAGTCGGATACGTACCCGAAGCCCACGTTGACCGTTGTAAGACGCCTTTTAGGCTCAGTTGGCTTCGcggaaaaaacaaaccgaaacactgtttcgattgatttgttgtgagagaaaatgaCTGTTTCAGTTgaaaaaaacaaactaaaaagaAGTACGGATGATAAGAACAGGGCCATGTCGACGACTCATGGATTTGTCACGAGTGACGAGCAAGGCGTTACACTACAGCCTGCAGAGCACCAACGGATCCTGAAAGCTAAGCATCGCAGAAAGCTTCGCATCACACAACACCAACCAGTAGCCGCAGGCTACGACAAATCTTTGTGGTGACGCATTAGGCGCCGCGTTAGTGCATATACTACTCGCAGTTAACTGGGGCCCTATTTATTTATCAAATAATCTGTacttttcagtttattttttagTTGAAATACTgtttcggtttattttttcaacgaagcgaacagGACCTAGGAGATCAGGTAACAGAAAGAAGATATCCACGAGAACGTTGTTCCAGGCTTTGGTCTTCATACTTTCGTCAGCCTCTCAGACTTTTGACTGAGGCTTGAGATTTGCTCGAAACAAAAGAGCaaataacaagaagaaagaaagaaagggaaaaagGTGTGCTAGTGAAAAAGGCAACTAACGGCACCGTCCTAAGAACATGACCTTTTCAGAGTCCTAGATTGCGATTCATCTACAGCAAAATGAATTCCAGGCCAAGGGGTGAAGGGGATACACGTGCTGACTCCAGCGTGCTGACTAAGCCGCCAGCGCTTTACACGGCGGACGAGGCTGATCCTGGCACGGATGAGAAGCCCAACAACCGAAGCCCGACGACGGCAAGGTGACTTTTCAGGGACGAACACCGACCTCTTTTCCGAAACCTTCCAACCCGTGACTCATCGATGATGGATGACAGTATGACAATTACTCTTTTGGTAAGATTCTCCGTTGCCGTAGAAGAAAAGCACACACCAGTTTTGAGCAGAGGGAAGGGGTTGGGGCCCAATAAAGGCACCACCAATGGAGGCTACCACTCTTAGTTGTTCTAGGATAGATAAAGTGATCCATATAGATTAGGAAATGTTGAAACTATTATTTACCCAATGTAAACTATCATTACTTGTGGCTGGTAAAGAAACTTTTTCTTTTCATCATGGCTCATCTTTATtttctctccctcttcttttttaaCATGGACCACATTCTCTCTCCTCAAGCATATGTAGCTTCTGCAAATCATTATGACAAGTTTAGAGCACCTACTTTATTTATCCGATCATACATGGCACTTGAGGCTACCGCTCAAAAAGCAGCGTTAGGGAAGCCCTAATGCCTTTGCTAGAGCCTAGAGTAAGGAGGCTTTAAAAACGTAAACATTTATTTCTTCTCCCATGAATAAAGATAATTTTGTGTGCTGTCGGTCTTGTGTGTGCACATAAAGGGATCAGTCTAGAGGTCATTTTAAGTTGGGTGAACGCTGAAAAAATATAGTAACATGATATTCTATTTCGCTGTACTGTTTTGTaatcatgcttgtgtggtgaccATACTTGTGTTGTGTGTGCGTTTCAACAAAATCACGGTTTGTCATGTGGGTCCGTGTATTGTGAGGGATTCTCTGAACCGAAAAAGCGTAATCACGATTAGAAAAGGGAAAAACAAACAAGCACACACAAAGAGAGTTTTTTTTCGACAAAGGTAGAGTTACAAGAGACCAGAGGATCTAGAAAATACCCTTGCGAATGCTTATG
This genomic interval carries:
- the LOC136512794 gene encoding common plant regulatory factor 1-like; protein product: MAQDEAVAQKTGNTASSSKDYPTPSPYPDWSTMQAYYGPGVLPPTYFAPAIAPGHPPPYMWGPQPIMPPPFGTPYAAVYPHGGAYPYPLVPMMSTSLSVEPAKSANSKEKNSNKKLKEIDRTAVSAGSGNSKRTMSSSEDYSAEGSSDVNDQKVNKTSRKRSSDDGPGAETTTGANTECVLAPNHTLGNAAILPHHCFPAPVIKPSPTNVANSRAIGTAISPSPGVMVPAHTAVQSDLSIKDERELKREKRKQSNRESARRSRLRKQAETEELATQVESLAAENTSLRSEIGRLTESSKKLRLENSALMVKLKDTAAPTPAEPSPRAAAENFLSMIDSAKAAGVSRHTEHGEPKLRQLMDSSPATDVAAVS